CCACGCATCATCAAGGTATTGACGCGTACCAACTCGCCGTTTTCTACCAGCGGGAAGTGCATATCACGCGGAATACTCAGGATGCCAATCTGTTCCGTGCGCGGATCGTAGCTAATGAGCATCATCGCATCGGTGCGTACCTCTAATGAGTTGTGCTCTGTAGGGCGACGATCCATACCCATTACCAGCACGGTAAAACGCGATTGACCATCCCAGTAAGCCGTATACGCGTCCTGTGCCTGTACAGTCAGCGACGCATTGACAAAGGGAACGCTCGCAAAGGTTGTGATCAGGATCAATGACATCAGGCTGAAAAGTCTGATCATATGTCGTTTCATAGTGTCGTCACAATTCGTCATTCAACTGTTTACATGCGCATAGGATAGCACAGGGCAAGCCCTACTCACCTGACGCGGAACACACGTTTTAACTATTTTTTGCAATATTTTTGTGAAGTGCGAGCGTGTATAAAGAAACCCGCACAAATGACCCACCCTCAAGCCCTAAATTTCGTCATCTTCGTCATCAATTACCAGATTTTGGCGTTCCAGCATATAGATGGCTTCAGGCGGGCCGATGACGATTAAGGTGTCGTCAAGCTCGATCCGCTCATTCGGGTTCGGGGTGATGACAAGGCTGTCGTTCGCCTTGCGGATACCCAGGATATTGACCTGATGCTCGCTGCGTAAATCACTGGAACCTATGGTTTGCCCAGCCAGGGTGGATTTTTCGTGGACGATAATCTGACCGATGTCGATATTACGGCCTTCGCCAAAATGAAATATCTGGTCCAGAAAGTCGTGGACGACAGGGCGCAGCAGCGTCAGCGCCATACGGTGCCCACCGATCTGATACGGGTTAATGACGCGGTTGGCCCCGGCAACGCGCAGCTTACTCTCTGTTTCCATACGCGTCACGCGCGCAATGATGAAAATATCCGGCTTAAGCTCACGCGCAGAGAGCACTGTCAGCACATTGGCGGGGTCATTCGTCAGGGCAGCAACCAGCCCACGCGCGCGTTTAATACCCGCCTCGATCAAGACATCATCGTGGGTTGCATCACCGATCACATACGGCAGTTGCAATTCAATCAGCCGTTCTTCCAGCTCTTCTTCTGCATCCACAATGACGAACTTTTCATCACGTGCCTTGAGGTCCGCCGCGATCTGCCGCCCCATGCGGCCATAGCC
The Phototrophicus methaneseepsis DNA segment above includes these coding regions:
- a CDS encoding potassium channel family protein, which encodes MIEHFVHIVSRIIQSIPPDPLRRLQLTFAVLLLLTIIAVVGYMVIENMVFIDALYMTVITISTVGFGEVQTLSPTGRIFTSFLIVLGISIATTAASNAISILLGERWEHRVKKRQLEQALKELQNHYIVCGYGRMGRQIAADLKARDEKFVIVDAEEELEERLIELQLPYVIGDATHDDVLIEAGIKRARGLVAALTNDPANVLTVLSARELKPDIFIIARVTRMETESKLRVAGANRVINPYQIGGHRMALTLLRPVVHDFLDQIFHFGEGRNIDIGQIIVHEKSTLAGQTIGSSDLRSEHQVNILGIRKANDSLVITPNPNERIELDDTLIVIGPPEAIYMLERQNLVIDDEDDEI